GTTCCGCACCGATGGCCTCATGAATGGCTTTGTAGTTGCATCCAAGTGAGCCAATAGCGATACCAAGATACCCTAAGCTCTCGCCATTGAAGAATGGGTTCTGCCCCGGAAAATCCTTTTCAATACCTTCTTCAAACACCTTAAGCACTTGGCTCAAGTCTTCAATggctttctctttttcctccTTGCCTTTGGCCCCGAAGATGATGTAGAAGATTGGCACAACCTAATGACACCAAAATGCTTTTATTAGTGTTTGCACacaaatcatcaatatatatatatatatatatatatataaacaaagatcTCATTTGAAAGAGCACacaaatcatcaatatatatatatatatatatatatatataaagaattgaAATACTCTTAAGCCATAataaagataagaacaaattttaaagtagagactttttatttcctttggttcaatatttcaaaactatttttgttacattatttattcaatcttttaagactactatttctttcatttggttcaatgtttcaagactttttatCTCTCACACATACAAAAAACTCTTTGCATTTCCATTCACCCTTTTCACTTCTACTCCTTTATATACATATGTCCGTAGCCTTTCATATTATCCCATCTCAAGTATACTTAGAAAAAAACGATGTCATTTACTTTCAACCTTTCAATAACACCTACATAACTCCAACGTTGTAGTATCATTTGATCGTAACCTATATGAGTAGGCTATAACCAAAGAAGGGGGCTTGCGCTTTTTATTCAGTGATGGTAGCTTACGGTTTTGATGTTGAGGTCAGACATTGTAGATTTTGTAAAGATTACGATTCGCTTGGAGTTTTTGGGGATTTGAGATTTTGGTTTGGGAAagttataaatgtttttttttgaactaaagaaaaagaaaaagaaacattctAATTGATTATCTATGAAGTTagctatttgttttaaaattttgtgttagaatttataatttgtaggtttctTTGTGAGTTTATTTTACTGCTATTTTGTGCTATATGAGccatagtgataaaaaaaaaaaaaaaaaaatctatggtGATTTAAAAGTGTTTTTCgctttattttttaaggatacGAAAGCCCAACTAAAGACAAGTGAATTTTGATCAATGAATGTGTTTTTAgcaaatttctctttgtttaatcacgttctctttatgttgatactttaaaatgatttccttaattTCATTGAGATAATTAATTGGGTATTTGTGATCAAGGTCTCCATATTTGGTTCTGAGAATAGAGTGGTTGAGAAAGTGTTTTGTAGGTTGCtgaaatttatgtaattttaggatataaaaatgttatattctttaaattcttatttgcaaatttcaaaatcatttaatcaatttgaaaaatgaaatctacTTTTAAcagtaaatattataatatattataatcttatagtgttatacatttttttttttaagaaaatatgaattaagaaaattaagtttcaaaattaaaaatattgtgggcaaatataaatattatacaaaaaaagaagtatttAGTATTATATGTAGAttttaataaacataaaaatgatttcaaatgaaattataaagtAGTCTGCGCATCGCGTGGGATATCATCTAGTGCTACATAATTGGTTGAAGTAGCAAATCAACAAATAGGAGAGGACaaatgtttgtttattttatctttatagAATTAGTTAACCAAAGGGGCAAGGTCTCCATCTAATGTTTTAGTGCACTGGATGGGATACAAGATCAACACTAAACCAATTTTGAACATATATCATATTCATATCGTGTTCAATACACTATAGCATCAGCCatttatcctcaaaaaaaaaaaaaaaacactagcattgaaattgtgtgtgtgtgagagagagagaaaaaacccaCCTTTTGATCGTAATAATTGGCCCAAAAACGGACTTTTGCTCTTTGGTGAGGATCCTCAGGCAATAGTTTTGGGGTGGTATTCCAGCACTCTTCTATGTATTCAAGAATAATTAGTGACTCAGCAATGGATTTCCCATTGTGAACCAGTACAGGTACTTTCTTGTAGACTGGATTGTGGCGAAGGAGCAACtcacttttgtttttcaaatctTCCTCCACATACTCATAGGGTATGCCTTTTAGTTTGAGGGCTAGCACAACTCTAGTGCAGGGATTACTGGCCCATGTTCCAAACAAGACAACTTCACCTTGCTTCTcctccattctctctctctaagttgGCTTTCCTTTAGACTGAAAAGCCTTAATTTATAGAGTTCATATGAGAAATTTCTtccaatcatcttcatctttttgGTCAACAAGTTTTGTCTATTTGGTTGAGGAAGCTGACCAGGAAATCGATGAGGTTGACCCATTAGAGATCTAGGATCCATGTGttacagtttttatttatttattttttgctgaagTGTTACAGTTTTTATAATTAGATAAAGAAGCAGGAAATACGTATAGGCTTACGCAAGATTATTGGCCTTTGGCCCTTTGTCCAAGCTATTCATTGAGTCCACTATTTCCACTCAGCCATATGGAGTGCTCCAAAGTAGgaatgtttatttatattttggacCACACATGTTCAATGCCATGCTAAtacgggtcagaattttctgacccgacTCGAAAAATACTTGATCTGAACTCGATTTTTTTGACCCGAAACAAAAACGGGTTGACTTGTGACCCGATCCATTTTTTTTGCGAGTCAACTTGTCCCGACCCAACCCGAATAATCCATGACTTGACCcgttaaaaaaattcactaaaaaaatatttaaattacgtCATGATACTAAGTGCATAGAACAAAAAGTACCAAAACttataatcaatatattatatattataaaaaatgactATTTGATTCATCAAAAGTCAAAAGCTAGCTAGCCTAGCTTCAGTGCATTGCtttccataaaataataaaaaaaaaagaaaaaaagaaaaaagaaaaaaaaaaggcctagCTTCGGCCTTCACACGTTACACGATTAGACCACACATGTTACACGAGGCAAGGGCCAAGGCTGTCAAGAGTCaaacaaccattaaaaaaaaaaatctcattcagtTGAGCTACCATTTACAAGTATGAATATTTGCAGTGCTGAATCTGCTACTAACATTgagtagattgagattgaggtgtaattcttataaaatatttattaattcctctttacttaatatgttatgtttatttttaaatctttttttttttgtt
This genomic stretch from Quercus lobata isolate SW786 chromosome 3, ValleyOak3.0 Primary Assembly, whole genome shotgun sequence harbors:
- the LOC115981955 gene encoding glutathione S-transferase U10-like, encoding MEEKQGEVVLFGTWASNPCTRVVLALKLKGIPYEYVEEDLKNKSELLLRHNPVYKKVPVLVHNGKSIAESLIILEYIEECWNTTPKLLPEDPHQRAKVRFWANYYDQKVVPIFYIIFGAKGKEEKEKAIEDLSQVLKVFEEGIEKDFPGQNPFFNGESLGYLGIAIGSLGCNYKAIHEAIGAELISEKNPKFLSWVNAMKICPLMEETLPPHDKLVARLRVHLASTQA